The sequence GCCCGCACACACCAGGCCGTCAGGCGCAAGCGCGCCGGCGGCAGGTGTCCCGGCCCGAGTCCTGCGCGGCAACCGGCTCGGCGATGACGCCTGCTTCCTCAAGGCCGCGAGCAGGCCTGCGCAGAGATCGCTCTCCGCATCCGCGGAGAGCGCGCATGACGCGGCGAAGACGCCTCTCACCACTGGCCGATGGCCAGCGCGTCTGCTTCGTGCTGCCGCCACCTCCCGGTGAGGCGGGCGAGCCGTTCCGCGGCGGCGAAGCCGTGCAGCGCCGCCACCTTGCCGTCGCTGATCTCGACCGCCACGGCGCCCACGATCCGGTCCCCGAGCACGGCGAGCACGGCGGGCCAGCCGTTGACCTGCCCGAGGTGGATCGTGGGCGAGCCGCCGGCCAGGCGCCGCTTCGCGGGAGTGGGTTTGAAGGCGGACCGCATCACGGTGGCGACACGCTCGGGGCTCTCGTAGCGCCACAGCGTCCTGGACAGGCCCGCGCCGTCGGAAACCGCGGTCGCGTCGTCGGTGAGGAGCGCCACCAGACGTTCGGTACGCCCCGAGGACGCGGCGGCAAGGAACTCCTCGAGGACCTTGCGCGCGGACGCCGGGTCGGCCTCACCGCCGCCGCGGCGCGCGGCGGCGACCCGGCGCCGGGCCCGGTGGACGTACTGCTGGCTCGCGGACTGCGAGATGTCGAGGATCTGGGCGATCTCGCCGTGGGGACAGGAGAACGCCTCGCGCAGGACGTAGACGGCCCGTTCCACCGGGGAGAGCCGCTCCATCAGCATCAGGACGGCGAGCGACACCGATTCACGCTGCTCGAAGGTGTCGGCCGGGCCGAGCATCGGATCGCCGTCGAGAAGCGGCTCGGGCATCCAGGCGCCGGCCGCGCGTTCCCGGCGCACCGGCGCCGAACGGAGCCGGTCCAGGCACAGGTTGGTGACGACTTTGGTCAGCCACGCCTCCGGCACCTCGATCCGTTCCCGGTCGGCGGCGTGCCAGCGCAGGTACGCGTCCTGCACGATGTCCTCGGCGTCGGCGGCCGAGCCGAGCAGACGGTACGCGAGCGAGGCCAGCCGCGGCCGGCCGGCCTCGAAGCGGTCAGCGACGGCGCTGTCCATGCGGACGGCCTTATGCGGCAGCATTCCCGGGCGCGGCGGCAGCGGCCCTGGTGCCGGCGGCCGTCGTGGCGGCGGTCAGGCGGCGCTTGCGCTTGGGCATGCCGAAGGTCGGGTGCGAGACGCCCCACAGGCTGGCCTTGAGGACGCCCGTCTTGAACCGCGCGGCCTTGCGGCCGCCCACGAACCAGGACTTCGCCCGTACGTCGCCGTCGACCAGCTGGAAGATCGCGTCGTGCCGTCCGAGGCTGATGTGGTTGCCGATGTAGGTCTTCTTGACGCTCGGAACCCGGCGTCCGGTCAGCCGTGCCACGATCGCGTCCGTCGCCTGCATGTTGGTGTGTCCCGCCGAGGCGCAGGACATCGGCAGCGGCCGGCCGTTCGCGCCGATCGCGTACGCGCTGTCGCCCGCGGCGTAGACGTCCGGGTGCGACAGCGAGCGCATGGTGTCGTCGACGACGATCCGGCCGTCCTCGGTGACCTTGAGACCGGCGGCGGCCGCGATGGGGTCGACGGCGAACCCGGCCGTCCACACGGTCGCGTCGGCCGGGAAGGAGGTGCCGTCGCCGCCGACCGCGTACCTCGCCTGGACGGCTTCGATGGTGGTGTGCTCGTGGACGGTGATGCCCAGCCGGTCGAAGGCTTCCCGCAGGTGGCGCCGGGCCCCCGGGCACAGCCAGGCTCCCAGCTCAGCACGGGCGGCGAGCGCCACGCAAAGACCGGGACGCGACTCGGCGATCTCGGTGGCGGTCTCGATGCCGGTCAGGCCCTCGCCGACGACCAGCACGGTGCCGCCCTGGCCCAGACTGTCCAGGCGTGCGCGCAGCCGCAGCGCGGAGGGCCGTCCCGCGACGTCGAAGGCGTGCTCGGCCACACCGGGGACACCGTGGTCGGCGACCCGGCTGCCGAGCGTGTACAGCAGCGTGTCGTACCCGAGCTCACCGTCACCGTCCTCGCCGGCCACGGCGACGGTCCTGCGCTGCGGGTCCACCGCGGTCACGCGCGCCACGCGCAGCCGTACCCCGGTGCCCGCGAACACGTCGGCGAGCCGCACGGCCGCAAGGTCCCGGCCGGCCGCGAGCTGGTGGTTGCGCATCCGCTCGACGAAGACCGGCTCGGCGTTGACGACGGTGATCTCGGTGTCGGCGGGCGAGAGGCGGCGGGCCAGGCTCCCGGCGGCGAAGGCCCCGGCGTAGCCGGCGCCGAGGACGAGGATGCGGTGCTTCATGGTGTGGCTCCTGTCTGAATCGCTTGCCCCTTGAGCGGGACAGCGCAGCGATTCCTGACAGAAGCCGGGTGTGAGGTGGGTCACGCCGGGCCGGTGCGGGTGGCTCCCCGCGGGCGCGCCCAGCCGTCCGGAAACAGGGGGCGGCATCACCCGCACGTTGCAGCGGACATCCGAACCAGATCTTCGACCTGCACAGACACCGGAAATCCGGCGCGGATCCAGCCACGGTCCAGCCGCCGGAAACGGCCGTCCGCGACCGCCGTTCGACCCCGGCAGCCGTCGATGACCAGACCGGGAGAGCCCGACCCCGCCAGGCTCCGGCTCTCACCTGCAGCAGCGCACACCCCGGGCCCAGTTCCGCGGTGCCCGGGGTGCTGTTCTGGCCGGCCCGGCAATCGGCCGTACGGCGGGCGCTCCCCCGCTCACCGCCAGGCGGTGCTTGCGAAGTTCGCTCCCGGTCGACGACGACCGGGAGCAGGGCGGGACGGTGGCGGGGGGGCCGCCGCTGCGGCGGGCGGGCCGTGTGCCGGTGCCCGCCGCAGCAGTACGGTCAGTTCTTGACCTCGCCCTTGACGTGCCGCTGCACGAATTCGTAGGCCAGGTCGCCGAACTGCTCACCGAATTCGACGGACCGCTCGACCGTCTTGCGGAAGTGCACTCCGCCCCACACCCGGCTCGTGGCACAGTCCTTGACGAACTCGGTCCAGGTGGGCCAGTAGATTTCGAGGTCGCGGGCGGGGGAGATCCCCGGCTCCACCAGCGTCGAGCCGGCCTTAACGGTGAATCTCCAGTCCAGCTCGTCATTGCCGAAGAAGCGCCGCGCCGCCTGCGCCTCGGCGGAGCAGATGGTCGTGGAGCCGGACGGGTATTCGGCGTGGTCCCCCACGTTCAGGTAGGGCATCCACTCGGTGGCGGGGATGTCGTTGACCGTCCCCTGGCCGGGGCCGCCCCAGGCGGTCACCCTGCGGTTGCCGTACACGTGCCGGACCGCGCTGATCGGCCGCACGGCGTCGTACTTGATCTTCTGGTGCCAGGCGACGATCAGCGGTTCGAACGTCGACAGCAGGTGGGTGAGGAAGAAGTGAGCCCAGCCGTGTACGCCCAGCTCGCGGTTGTGGCGCCGGGCTATGAAGATCGTCGAGTGGCCGATGCCCCACACCTTGTTGTCCATGATCTCCGCCATCACCTTCTGCTCGTCGGTGAGATTGGCCGAGGCCTCCAGGATCTCGTCCACCGACTGCTTGTAGGCGCGGGGCCGGGTGTGGTCGCTGTGCATCGGCGGGGCGAGCTCGAACTGGCCCGGGTCCTTGAAGGAGTAGGGCTTGACCTTTCGTATCTGCGGGGTGATGAAGTTCTGGACGGTGAAGATGCCCATGTCACCCAGGCCCGCGCCGAGGCGGCGGCGGTGGGTCGTCACCTGCGGCTGCCAGCGTGAGGGGTTGACCAGTTCGAAGGCGGTGTTCACGGGCCGGTAGCCGGTGTAGTCCGCGTAGGGGCGGGGGTTGTACCGGCGGCCGCCCTCGGTGCCCAGCATGTTCATGCCGTCCCGCTTACGGGCCGCGATGACGCCCTTGCCGGCGAGGTTGCCGATGCCGACCGGACTGGTCGGGTTCTCCGACTCGTCGTCGGGGTTCAAGCCGAGCGTGGTCATCAGCTGCCGGATGGCCGGCACCCGCTCCGCCACCACGGCTTTGGCCACTTGGTACGTGGCGTGGATGAGGGCGATGTTCATGTTCCGGTTGGTGGCGGACTCGCTGGAGGGGCGGCGGCCGACCCGGGTGTACACGCCGACCGCGGTCGGGTGGTAAGGCGCCACCGCGTCGAACCACGCGATCGTCGTCAGGTGGTTGACCCAGAGGAACATGGTCACGTCCATCGGGGCGAACACGGCCGCTGCGGGCGACTGGCCGGCGTTCTCGTCGCTGGGCTGGAAGAATTCGATGTAGTTGCCGGTGTCGAAGTCGAAGTCGACGGGCGCCGCCGCTGCGGTGGACGAGCCGGCGGCTGCCGTTGCGGTGGAACCCACGGTGGCCAGCGCCGCGACCGAGGCGCCACCGATCAGCAGCGACCGGCGCTGCGGCGAAAAGCCGGGGACGGAAGAACGTCCGGACGTCGTCATGCGTTGTGTCCTTTTCTTCAAGAAGGAGAGGTCTACACGTCCAAGGCGAGGCCGCTGAGACGCGACCATGCCCTGGAGATCAAGCCGGGTCCCTTGCTGTCCCGGGCACCCCTCACCACATCGAGACAAGCGACCCCGAAGCGGCTGAGAGCGCTGCGCCTTGCACCACACAGCGTTGATCAGGCCCGCTGCACACGGACCCCGGACCGACTAGCTCCCTGCGACGTACTGATCCACGGCGTTCTGCGCTCGTCCTGAACCGACCGGCGAACCGAAGCTCACCAGCCGGCCACTCGCTCCGCACCACTCGCAAGACAAACCACGCAATGAACGACCAGCACACAGCACCGCGGCCTCCACGGAGACGACGCTCCCCCTGCCGTCCACGATGCCCAGCGCCTCGACGTTCACGCGAACTCCCCCTGTCTCGTGCCCGAGCGGTCCGGTCATTCCGCGGGCGTCAACGGATGCCAGTCCGGCGGCCACAACACTAAAAACAGGACACCCGGTCTGTCAATACCAAACCGAACGCCCCGTATTTATCGCACCAGAAGCTGGAAGCATCACCGGCCACCGAGCACCAACGCCCCTTGCTCTCCAGCAAAGTTCAAGGGAGTCGGAAGACGTCCTGCACGCAACGAGAAGGGGACACCGGGGTGGCCGGGCAGGTACGGGACTGCCGGGTCAGGGGCGGCACTGTCCACCAGCGCCCGCTCGCATCGCCCGGCTTCACGACCCCGCCCTCACGGGCCTCGACCGGCCCCACGATGACGTCGCCCTCGGCGTCCTCGAGTACGAGTTCAGCGAGCGCTGATCCCGAACTCCTCGCACATTTCAGCCTGTTCAGGCGTGAGCGCGAGAGGGAACGGGCGACTGACAACACAGCGGACTCCGCCGCTGCGCGGCTCCGGTCCAAGGATGAGCAGGGCCCTGTCTGAAGGGGGCCTGGGCTCAAAGAGGATCGGTCAGCGCTTTCCGTCATGAGGTGGTTGGCGAGCCGGATTCGTCACCAAATGGATCGCATGGATCCGTCCGTCGAAGATGTCGAGTGCCAACGCGTTGATGACCTTGCCGTTCCGGTCGCGGAAGATCACACCTGACCGGCCGTTGACCTGGTGCTGTTCCAATGTGACGCCAATGTGGACCAGCGGTGGGATGATCGCGGCGAGTACCCGGGAGGCAGTCTCGGCGCCGACGATCTGCTTGGGCCAAGGCAGAGCCTCGCCACAGCCGCCGCCAACCGGAAAGATGCCGGCGGCGAGCCGGCGGCACGCCGCCTGCGAGCACCCCACGGTCGACGCCGTCTCCGGCCAGCCGAATCCGAACACCTCCCGCAGCACGAAGACCGCGCGTTCGATCGGGGACAGCCGCTCCAGCAGCAACAGGGCCGCCGTCGACAACGAGTCGGCCAACTCCGCCGACCGCTCCGGATCCTCGTCGAGGCCACTCAGTAGCGGCCCGGGAAGCAACGGTCCGGCGTACCCCTCCCGCAGCCGGGCCGAGCGCAGCACGTCCGTGGAGATCCGGGTGACCACGGCGGCCAGGTAAGCCTTGAGCGAGGGGGGATACGTCGGGGAAGCCGCCCAGCACAGCCAGGCCTCACGGACCGCTTCCTCCGCCTCGCTCTCACTGCCCAGTATCCGGTAGGCGAGTGCGATCAGCAGCGGACGCAGCTCCTCGAACTCCTCGGCCCGGCTCACACCGGCTCCTCCTTGAAATCCCGGCGCCACAACGGACCACGCAGATCCCGCCGAACTCCCGCAGTCCCGCCGGCCACGGGGGCACCCGCATCGGCCGCTGCCCCCGCGCACACAACCAGACAACGGCAACCGCCCCCACGGTCCGCAAACGTCGACGCACCCGCCCGCCGTCGGGGGATGAGGGCGGGCGGGTGCGGACTGGGAGAGGAGACGCGCAGGCTCCACCCGGGGCAGGGGTGAGCCACAAGTCCCGTACGTGCCAGGGAACTTCGAGCCGTCCCGCAGTCGCGGTCCAGCTCACACCGCCGCCCCGAGACTCCGCACGTCCTGCTGCTCGTGCTGGGCGGCGTACACCGCGAGGAAAACGGCCAGCCCCCGCACCCCGCCACCGCCCGGTCCCAGCCCGGTGACCGGGACACTCCGCCCAAAACCCGTCGACAGCGAGCCGTGCGTCCGCAGCGCGGCAGCGGCCAACTCGCCGGCCGGGCTGTGGCAGTGGCCTGGATCGGCGCAGGTCATGGCAACGGCCTCGGCCCAGGCCCCGGAGGCGGTCTCGGCGTTGCACACGGGCGGCTTCGGGTTCGGCACGGCGGGACTCCTCGGCTTCATCGCACGGTCGGCTCCGGTGATTTCCTGGTGCGGCAGTGGTGCATGCGGTGCAGTGTGCGGCAGTGCCACCTCACACCGGGGAATCGATGAATCGGTGAATCGGTGAATCGGTGCTGAAAGGGATCGGCTGCGGACGGAAGAGATCAGCGCCGGTGTCTGACGGAGGCCCTGCGTCTGCGGGCCTGCTCGTCGGGGGCCAGGCGCTGCCGCGTCGAGACAACGGCGAAGGGCCGGTGGCCGTCCGCCGCGACGATCTGGTCGGGTTCACGGCGATCAGGTATGACTATTTCTCCACCTGCCCCAAGTCCAGCTGGCGGCGCGCTTCGGCCCGGTGGACGGGCACCGGCTGAAGCTGCCGGCCGGCGGGCAAAATTCCGGTGGCGCGGGAAGCGGCCACCCCCAAGAGCGGGCTTTCCGGCGGAGAGGCCTTGCCGATCCGTGACTTCGAGTGTCCAATAACCACAAGCGCAGCCGCTATGAGCACCAGGTTCTTCAGAATGTACTGCCCCTCAACCGTGCCGATGGCATACCCCTTCCAGGTGTGTTCCGGGAAGATGAACAGCGGGGTGAATGTTCCCGCCATATGCCCGAGCAGCACCACGATTGTCGGCCTGAGCGCCTTTCCGCTTATGAGCAGTATCCCGATTATCGATTCCAGCCCGCCGGTCAGAAAGGAAGCGGCTCCTCCTCCGATGATTCCGAACGTCAGCCGCTCTACGGTCTCCTCGACCAATGATTCCGCTGGACTCATTCCCGGGAAAAGCTTAGGAGCTCCGAACCAAAGGAAGATAACCCCTATGGAGATCCGCAATACAGCGACCCCGAATGAGGCGCCAAACCTCTCGAGAGAGCATACAATAATTCCATAGATGCGCATACACCAGGCCTCCTTTCGTGTGCATTCCGGCCAACGCCCATGGGCGTGATCTGAACTGTTCGGTCGAAGGTGTTGGATTTCTCGCCCGCAGGGCGGGTTCGCTCGCAGGTGCGTTATGCGGCGGAAGTCCCGCCCGCTTCTGGCTGCGGCAGGGAGCCGAAGTCGACGCGCGAGAAGTTGCGCCACCGCGCTGGGGTACCCGCCGGCATCGGACACGCATGACGCGCCACGCGCCAGAGGGCGCGTGGCGCGTCATGCCGTGCGCCCTGTCTGGTGGTGCCGGCGGGTGCCCCAGCGCGGTGCTGCGGCTGTGCTCTCAGGGACTGGCGGGCGACACGCCAGCCACGCCGGGATCGGATGCGAGCAGGAAATGCTGCACCCCGGGTTGCCACTGATAGTACGACTGCAGTTTGTGGTACTCACCGTTCGGCGACGCCGTAATGGCATAGACGAACTGACGGTCGGCAGTGCTGTACGGGGCTTTTTCCACGAACTGCTTGATTTCTGGTTCGATCTGAACGGGGAGTGTCATCGGATCCGTCGTCATGGCGGCGTACGTGATCCGTTCGATCCTCGGGGAATCCCAGCTCAGAGTGGTGTAGATTCCGAACCCCTGCCCACCGAGCTTCAGCATCCGCTCGCTCGGGTCCGGCATTCCGAGCTCGCGGAGAATCGACTGCATCCCCTCCGGCTCGAAGCATTCAGCAGGTATCCTGCCGAAGTACAAATTCACCGATCGGTGCGAGTAGTCAATCCCGATCAGGGTGACTATGTCGGCCAGGCCGTGCCTCGTGAAGAAGTCGAGGTTATCGGACAGGCTGCGCGGCATCGACGGAAGGCCGGCAAGCTCTGACAGCGACTGAACGTCACCCGTAGGGAAGAAGGACCAAGTCTTCTTGAATCCGCCGACGACACCGAAGTCAATACCGCAACTGCCGATGGGGAAGTTCCGATGGATTTCTCCCAGTAGGGACCCTACGGGGTGGTCCGTCTCCGCAGTGAGACCGTTCGCCAGTGCGACCGCATACGGGTCAAGCTCCTTGGGGAGCATCGTGAAGCGGCACTCAAAATCTCCTGCATTGCGTGCGCCAGTCGCCACCCTGAAAGCAATCACGGACTGCGCGAGCATATCCCCGTACGCGGTCATGATGGGCCAGACCTTGTCACTCGAGCAGGTTATGTTCGCCAATCGAGCCGATTCCTCGATGACCGAGTAAAGGTCTGCCAACTCGGCGGATTCCGACATTCGTCCTCCACTATCGATCCGACGCCTGTTTTTGAATTGTGTTCTCTCGAACCGAGGCCGATTCCTGCCGCCGCGCGGACCGGCTGTTTCGCTTCCGATTCCGGCCCGACCGCAGGTGACAGCCCACATCGTCGAGCACCCGAGCCGTGCCAACGCGCCCCCCGGCCTCCGGAGGCCGGGGGGCGCGGATGAGGCCTGTACACGCGCCGAATGCGCGTGGCGGCGCTGCCTGCGGGTGGCCTTGCGCGGGCGCAGTTGGTATCTGGCGGCCTTCGCCGGTGTCCTGGTCCGCTGCGACTGCACCCGCCTCGACCGGGTAGGGCACACCGGGTGCGCTCACCTCCTGCGCGAGGTGCGCAGTGTCCATGGGAGCGACGGGCGGTTGGCCGGCCACCGTGGACAACCTCACTGCCGTGGCCCGTTTCGCCATGGATGGCTCGGCGCCGCTTGCGCCCTGCGGGGAGGTCAACCTCGGCGGACAGCACCTCGAACAGCCCCGCGGAGCGTGGCCGGCGCCCCGCCGAGGTCCGGCAATGCGCCTGCGGGCGGCTGCCGGCGTACCTTCCGGGGGCTGATCGACTTCGCTGCCGTCCGGTCCCCGTCCCGCTGCCGTCGGCGAGCGGCGCCTGGACGAACCCGATGTACGGGAAGGGTTCTTCACCAGTTCCCGCTCATGGCACGACCGAGCGGGACAGTGCCGCATGCCGCGGCTCCCGGGCCGTCTGGTGAAGACGCCACCGCACGAGGATGTTGAACGAGGAAGAGAATCTGTGCCGTATGTGGCACGGCTTCGGTCTCGCCGGTACAGGCCGGCGGCTATGGGCTCAATCCATGCCGCACAGAATTTGGGCAGGGAGAACTTGCTGAAATAGTGACATGGGTGGCGCCTCCACGCCAAGAGCCCCTCAAAGTGACCTGGGTCACTCGACAAGCTCAAGCGTGGAGGCGCCGGATACCGACTCCGCCGGACCATGCCGGTTCAGCAAGTCCTCTGCGGGACGTGTCAGCGCGCAGTGCAGTCGGCCTTGCGGTCCCGGCCCGGACACTGTCACAGCGTCATGCCGCGCTCCAGCACCGCCAGTGCCCGTTCGACGGTCTCCAGCAGGTCTCCCTCCTGGCCCCGATTGACCCAGTCCAGCATCACTTGGGCGAGTGCGCCGACCATCGCGCCGACCACAACCCTGAGTTCCAGGTCATCCTCCGACCGCCCGGTCCGCTCCGACAGCGCCCGGCAAAGACGATCGACGTTGTGGTCCATGCCCTCGTGCATCTGCGCCCGCAGCGCCGGAACCTGGCCGATGAGCTGCAGCCGCCGCAGCAGCAGCTCATCGGTGATTTCCTGGGACAGCATGCGCATCGAGCCGATGATCGCCTCCCGCAGGGAGACAATGGGCGGCTCCGCCGCCGGGCGCTCGCGAAGGACCTGGTCCAGCTCCAGGGCGTCGGCCATGAGGACGATGTCCTCCTTGGTGGCGAAGTACCGGAAGACGGTACTCGGGGAGACCTCCGCGCCCTCCGCGATCTGCTCGACGGTGGTGCTGTCGTAGCCCTGCTCCGCGATAAGCCGGTAGGCCGACTCACGGATGGCCTGGCGCGTGCGCACCTTCTTGCGTTCGCGCAGGCTGAGGCCGGCCCCGTTGGCTGCGGCTCCCCGCCCCTGGCCGGGGGCGGGATTCTTCGGGGACCGGGCGGCGCGGCGAGTCGCTGGGGAGGACATGGGCGTCATTGTCATCCACTGCTGTCCGCGGGGGCCAACTCCGCGGCGGCTTGCGTCTCGTCCTCCTTCTTCTTCTGCGGCTGCTTGTTGTGTTCCGGGAGCCGGACCGCGACGAGCACGGCGATCAGCAGCGCTGCGATGCCGCAGATGAGCAGCACCGTGTTCATCCCGGAGACGTAGGCCTCGTTCGCCGACTGTGTCAGTTGGGGCAGGCTCAGCTGGTCGGCGACACCGTGCGCGGCGACCACGGACTCTTCGGCCCGGTCGGCGGCCGCCGCGGGCAGCTGGTCGGTGTCGATCCGGTCGATGAACCTGGTGCTCAGCACGCTGCCGAGGACCGCGACACCGATGGCACCGCCGACCTGGCGCAGGGTGGAGAGCAGCCCGGTGCCGCTGCCCGCACGGTCCTGGGGCAGCGCGCCGATCGCGCCGTCCATGGCCGGCACCATCGCGAAGCCGAAGCCGAAGCCGGTGATGGTGAGCCACAGGGCGGTGTAGCCGTAGCCGTCGGACACTTCGGTGCGGCTGCCGAGCAGCATGGCGACGGCGAACAGCACCATGCCCAGGGTGATCAGGGGCCGGGAGCCGAACCGCTCCATCAGCTTCGGCGCCTTCTTCCCGACCACGATCAGCCCGATCATCAGCGGGGCGATCCGCAGCCCGGTGCCGAACGGGTCATTGCCCATCACCGCCTGCAGGTACTGCGGCGTCACGAACAGCAGGCCGGTGACCACGAGGGTGGCCAGGACGGCCACGAGCGTGTTCCAGCCGAAGGCGCGGTCGCCCAGCAGACCAAGGTCGAGCATCGGGCGCTCGGCCCGACGCTCGCGCAGCACCAGCCCGACGAGGAGCACCACGGAGCCGATCAGCGTCGCCACG comes from Streptomyces sp. DG2A-72 and encodes:
- a CDS encoding sigma-70 family RNA polymerase sigma factor produces the protein MDSAVADRFEAGRPRLASLAYRLLGSAADAEDIVQDAYLRWHAADRERIEVPEAWLTKVVTNLCLDRLRSAPVRRERAAGAWMPEPLLDGDPMLGPADTFEQRESVSLAVLMLMERLSPVERAVYVLREAFSCPHGEIAQILDISQSASQQYVHRARRRVAAARRGGGEADPASARKVLEEFLAAASSGRTERLVALLTDDATAVSDGAGLSRTLWRYESPERVATVMRSAFKPTPAKRRLAGGSPTIHLGQVNGWPAVLAVLGDRIVGAVAVEISDGKVAALHGFAAAERLARLTGRWRQHEADALAIGQW
- a CDS encoding NAD(P)/FAD-dependent oxidoreductase, translating into MKHRILVLGAGYAGAFAAGSLARRLSPADTEITVVNAEPVFVERMRNHQLAAGRDLAAVRLADVFAGTGVRLRVARVTAVDPQRRTVAVAGEDGDGELGYDTLLYTLGSRVADHGVPGVAEHAFDVAGRPSALRLRARLDSLGQGGTVLVVGEGLTGIETATEIAESRPGLCVALAARAELGAWLCPGARRHLREAFDRLGITVHEHTTIEAVQARYAVGGDGTSFPADATVWTAGFAVDPIAAAAGLKVTEDGRIVVDDTMRSLSHPDVYAAGDSAYAIGANGRPLPMSCASAGHTNMQATDAIVARLTGRRVPSVKKTYIGNHISLGRHDAIFQLVDGDVRAKSWFVGGRKAARFKTGVLKASLWGVSHPTFGMPKRKRRLTAATTAAGTRAAAAAPGNAAA
- a CDS encoding DUF6851 domain-containing protein gives rise to the protein MTTSGRSSVPGFSPQRRSLLIGGASVAALATVGSTATAAAGSSTAAAAPVDFDFDTGNYIEFFQPSDENAGQSPAAAVFAPMDVTMFLWVNHLTTIAWFDAVAPYHPTAVGVYTRVGRRPSSESATNRNMNIALIHATYQVAKAVVAERVPAIRQLMTTLGLNPDDESENPTSPVGIGNLAGKGVIAARKRDGMNMLGTEGGRRYNPRPYADYTGYRPVNTAFELVNPSRWQPQVTTHRRRLGAGLGDMGIFTVQNFITPQIRKVKPYSFKDPGQFELAPPMHSDHTRPRAYKQSVDEILEASANLTDEQKVMAEIMDNKVWGIGHSTIFIARRHNRELGVHGWAHFFLTHLLSTFEPLIVAWHQKIKYDAVRPISAVRHVYGNRRVTAWGGPGQGTVNDIPATEWMPYLNVGDHAEYPSGSTTICSAEAQAARRFFGNDELDWRFTVKAGSTLVEPGISPARDLEIYWPTWTEFVKDCATSRVWGGVHFRKTVERSVEFGEQFGDLAYEFVQRHVKGEVKN
- a CDS encoding sigma factor, whose translation is MSRAEEFEELRPLLIALAYRILGSESEAEEAVREAWLCWAASPTYPPSLKAYLAAVVTRISTDVLRSARLREGYAGPLLPGPLLSGLDEDPERSAELADSLSTAALLLLERLSPIERAVFVLREVFGFGWPETASTVGCSQAACRRLAAGIFPVGGGCGEALPWPKQIVGAETASRVLAAIIPPLVHIGVTLEQHQVNGRSGVIFRDRNGKVINALALDIFDGRIHAIHLVTNPARQPPHDGKR
- a CDS encoding DoxX family protein, which produces MRIYGIIVCSLERFGASFGVAVLRISIGVIFLWFGAPKLFPGMSPAESLVEETVERLTFGIIGGGAASFLTGGLESIIGILLISGKALRPTIVVLLGHMAGTFTPLFIFPEHTWKGYAIGTVEGQYILKNLVLIAAALVVIGHSKSRIGKASPPESPLLGVAASRATGILPAGRQLQPVPVHRAEARRQLDLGQVEK
- a CDS encoding aromatic prenyltransferase; this encodes MSESAELADLYSVIEESARLANITCSSDKVWPIMTAYGDMLAQSVIAFRVATGARNAGDFECRFTMLPKELDPYAVALANGLTAETDHPVGSLLGEIHRNFPIGSCGIDFGVVGGFKKTWSFFPTGDVQSLSELAGLPSMPRSLSDNLDFFTRHGLADIVTLIGIDYSHRSVNLYFGRIPAECFEPEGMQSILRELGMPDPSERMLKLGGQGFGIYTTLSWDSPRIERITYAAMTTDPMTLPVQIEPEIKQFVEKAPYSTADRQFVYAITASPNGEYHKLQSYYQWQPGVQHFLLASDPGVAGVSPASP
- a CDS encoding TetR/AcrR family transcriptional regulator produces the protein MSSPATRRAARSPKNPAPGQGRGAAANGAGLSLRERKKVRTRQAIRESAYRLIAEQGYDSTTVEQIAEGAEVSPSTVFRYFATKEDIVLMADALELDQVLRERPAAEPPIVSLREAIIGSMRMLSQEITDELLLRRLQLIGQVPALRAQMHEGMDHNVDRLCRALSERTGRSEDDLELRVVVGAMVGALAQVMLDWVNRGQEGDLLETVERALAVLERGMTL
- a CDS encoding MFS transporter — translated: MLDSQKAKRWALVGIVVSVLVLGFDLTIMNVALPTMAADLGASTGELQWIVDSYAVVFAACMLPAGLLGDRFGRRKLLVTGLVIFMIGSCMGVFADSSAMVIAARAVMGAGGALIMPLSLAVIPSLFEGAERTKAIGAVTAGASIGMPLGPLLGGWLLDNFWWGSIFVLNIPLVAIGIAVCMLIPDTRDPSAPRVDVFSTALGVLGLGALVFGVIEAPSRGWGDSLVVATLIGSVVLLVGLVLRERRAERPMLDLGLLGDRAFGWNTLVAVLATLVVTGLLFVTPQYLQAVMGNDPFGTGLRIAPLMIGLIVVGKKAPKLMERFGSRPLITLGMVLFAVAMLLGSRTEVSDGYGYTALWLTITGFGFGFAMVPAMDGAIGALPQDRAGSGTGLLSTLRQVGGAIGVAVLGSVLSTRFIDRIDTDQLPAAAADRAEESVVAAHGVADQLSLPQLTQSANEAYVSGMNTVLLICGIAALLIAVLVAVRLPEHNKQPQKKKEDETQAAAELAPADSSG